The genomic segment ccatgacaataatagactaaatctctgaactgtaagcagtcccaattaaatgttttcctttataagaattgccatggtacTGGATTGGAAAGatgaagaggaggtggggagagggaatagaaggagaaaaaggagggttgggatgtaaaataaatatttaattaataaaaaaattaaaagatttgctatgatcatggtgtctcttcatagcaatataaCACTAAGACAGCAAAGTTTAccaaaatagttatttttaaaaaattgctcaaTTCCAGTtgaaaatttttaacaaaaccaCTCTACTGGTAAGCATTCACAAAAAAATTATGCACTTTCCTATTATAGAACAATCTCACCAATATATCCCATTGTAACACTTGCCATTCTAATGCTAAATATcatgttttcaaaattattcacagCCATGGTTGCGAAAGATTGCATAGAATTactattaatttgcatttctaaaaCATCAGAGATGCCACATATTTGGTCAGCCTTATGATCAACTCCCAACTTTATAACTTCCTTTTTATAAGTTTATTCAAAACAGATAACTTCTTGCATATTTTCTATAAACACCTGTTTTTACATCACAAATATGGCTTTTAATAAGTTTCCAAAGTGTGTTACATATTCACCTTATTGATGTTTCTTAGCAAGATTCCCTGATttgtaaatacaatttaaatcagaaataaatattaaatactttgAAAGTTTCACCCTGTAAATATTATCTAGTGTCCCATGAGTTGTATGGTCATGGTCTGTTTCTTGCTGAATTTCTACAGATTCTTTTCTGAAAATTCAGGTtaagatggattttgttttaggGCTTCTCACACAGAGCATGGATGCTCTACTCATGAATCATTGGGGTGCAGCTCTGTGTAGAGCGTCTACAGCATGCAAAAGGCCCTGTATTCAATCGCCAGCACCACAAATACAAAGATTAGGGAGAAAATCCCTGTTAAACTTCCAATGTTCACTATAACCAGATGTCTGTTTTAAAATGAGGTGTCAGAGGTTTTCCACACTGAGCACACTTATGCTCCCTCTTTTATGGATCCTCTGATGGCTATTGAAGGCTGACCTGTGGTGGAACTTCTTCCCACACTCACTACATTCATAAGGCTTCTCTCCCGAATGAGTCCGGTAATGGACAGTGAGGTAGGACTTCTGagagaagaccttcccacattcGTTGCACTCGTAGGGCTTCTCTCCCGAGTGGCTCCTGTAGTGCACGGTGAGGTTGGACATCCGAGAGAAGACCTTCCCGCACTTGCTGCACTCGTAGGGCTTCTCCCCTGAGTGGATGCGGTGGTGGATGGTGAGGTAGGACTTCTGCGAGAAGAACTTCCCGCACTCACAACATTCATACGGCTTTTCACCTGTGTGCACTCTCTGATGTCTAAAGAGGGATGAATTATGAGAGAAGGTTTTCCCACACTCACCGCACCCGAAGGGCTTCTCTTCAGAATGACCTCTGTAATGTACAGTGTAGCACGACAAATCAGAGAACGACTTCCCACATATATTACAGTCGTAAGTCTTCTCGGCGGCTGGAACAGACTGGGGCCCACTGAAGGTAGAGCTTTCAAGGAAGGTCTTCCCACACTCACTGCATTCATAGTGTTTCTGTCCTAAGTCATTCATGCGATCAGGGAGACACTGCAGTTGGGAGAACTTCCCGCATTCACTACATTCAAGGACTCTCTCCTCCGAATGTACCTTCCGATGCCGAATGAAAGCTGAGTTTAGATTGAAGGTCTTCCCGCATTCTGCACACTCATACGGTTTCTCTTCTAAATGGCTCCTGTAGTGGATGGTGAGGTATGACACCCGGGAGAAGAACTTCCCGCACTCGCTACACTGGTAGGGCTTCTCCCCCGTGTGCGTTCGCTGGTGTGTAATGAGAGTGGACTTTCGGTAGTAGGATTTCCCACACTCGTTGCACTTATACAGCTTCTCTCCGGTGTGTGTTCTCTGATGGTCATTGAGGGCAGACTTTCGggagaaggatttcccacactcGTTGCACGGATAGGGCCTCTCCCCGGAATGGTTTCTCTGGTGTAGAGTGAGGTGTGTCTTTTGGCAGAAGGTTTTCCCACATTCACtgcattcatagggcttctctcctgaGTGAGTTCTCAGATGCTGTGTGAGATGTAACTTCTGACAAAAGGTTTTCCCGCATTCAGTACACTTATAGGGCTTCTCCTCTAAGTGTGACCTCCGATGGACAGTGAGAGTCCCCTTCTgactgaaggacttcccacacacaTTACATGCATAcggtttctctcctgtgtgagCTCTCTGATGGATGATGAATTTGGACTTcttacagaaggacttcccacactgtGTACATTCAAAAGGCTTCATTTCCAGTTGTGACCTCTGATATGTACTGAAATCTGACATCTGGATGAAGTCTGGTCCAGAATCATCATcccattcatagggtttctccccCATATAAGCTCTCTCATGAGCCATGAAAACAGTTTCGCTGTCTAAGGCTTCCATGCACTCATAATCAAAGGGCTTCTCCAAAACAGCAATTTTCTGCAGAATGCTTTCATCATGTTGAGCAGAAGTATCCCCATTTTGATTAAAGTCACCCGCTTTCTCTCTGCATGCTGTCCCACAATCAACACACTTGTCAGGCTTCTCCGGTGCATACCTTCCATCACTACTAATTAGTGCTGACATGGGTTCCAAAGTCTGTCCGCAAGACACACAACGGGGAGCCCCTGCACTTGAAAAAATGAGGTGTGGTTCTAGGTGATAAGTTTTATCAAACGCATCCCCCTTCTCTGCTCTTCGGCTGCTGACATCCTCAGCTCGCCTCATAAGTTTGCCTTCGTTTTCTTGGATTTTCCCTACGGTGTCACCAACTTTACTGATTTCTGAAAAGGAGTAAGATTGAACAAATGCTGTCAACATGAATTTACAAGCTACAGAAGGAGTGGTACCTAAATGTCATATCTGTGGGCAATCTATCAGTAAAATTATTATGAGTGTATAGGTCTCTGTTTTGATTTATAATATGTAatctatatttgtgtatatgtgtggggatAAGAAGTGGGAAGACagtaaatttataatgaaaataagcaCTTTACTTTACAAatcaactttgaaagaaaaaaaatgaaaatgacctAAGAATGATGAGCAGAAAGCCCAGTTCCTGAAAGGGTGATAGACTTAGATAGAAGTGGGAGGACTCACGGCAAAGGGAAGCAGGAGAAAATAGTTATTGGGCATATACGAAAAAGAAATGTTCTAATGGCGTACGTTTGGGAAAAACAGATTCCCCTTTATATCAAGTGGCAACACATCACCACACAAGAGGACTGCCACCCCAGACACTTCTGCATTTACACCGTGGCAATTCATCACCACACAGGAGACTGTGCCTTAGACACCTCTGgaatctttgcttttgtttccgcTCGAGTTCTGAGACTACAGACCTGAGCTACCACGCCTAGTGAAGTCTCTGCCTTTCCATCTGGCACATAAGTCAAAATGTTCTCAAAGTTCCATTTTCCTCCCATGTAAAGAGAGTTCCACAACCAGGGCTTAAGCAGCTTGTGACACAAAGAAAATGTTCACTATGTCCAGCTTTTAATTTCCCTTcaagtcatatttttttcttaactctgaatacAAATAAACCTCCATGATTCTGGATTTTACCTGGTAGGAAGCACCAAGTTTCAAGAGCTCCCCCTACAGTATCAACTGGAGGCCACCTTGTAACATTTCACCTCTAGTCACTCACCCACACGACTCTGCGCATGGCAGTCGCCTTCCACCGTCCATGGTTCTTCTCCCTGCTCCAACTTAATAATCACGTTCGGCTTGGTGACATCATACCCTGttaacaagaaaaggagaagggctGGGACTACCGCAGAAATCACTCCGACACAGGAAGCTGCGCCACAAGTTATACCACACCCTTATACACATATTTCTTACCATTTTCTGTGTAGGGATGCAGCTAAGAGGCAGAGCACTTGCTTAACATATAGGAGCTGGGTTCAATATCCAGAGCCACAAGGGGGCAAAAAGTAGACTCTTTCAATGGAGCAGAAAAGACAGACTTCATGTCTACCTAGGACTAAGGAGCCCTTGTTCCTTTACACTGGAGACAAATCACTGAATTCGCAGCATCTAGAAAGCAACGGGTGCTCACCCACGGAGACGAGGTTGctgtaggtctccagcatcacgtcCCTGTACGTCGTCTTCTCCTCAGAGCCCAGCCGCTGCCACTCCTCCTGGGTAAAGGCCACAGCCACGTCCCTGAAGGACAGTGGGCCCTGCAATGGCACTGTGATCAGAATTAGGGGATATAGAAAAGGCCAGAGAGAACAAGCTTTTCCTAACCAACTGGTGCAGTAAGCCACTAACATTCCATACCTTAGTGCCACAGAGCCTGGAAGGGAAACAAACCATATTGCAAACACGTTGTCttgggaaacaaaagcaaaaacaaaacttgaatgTAGCAGTTAATTATCAACCTGACATAATCTAATTAGGCTGGCCCATGAGGGTGTGTCTGTATTACGCTAGCTGCAGTAGGAAGACCTGCCCACGAGGGGTGGCCTCATTCCTTGGGACAGAGATCCTGCATTCTATAAGAGTGGACAAAGCCAGTTGAGTGCTAGCAGCAGGCATTAATTCCGTGCTCCGTGCTCTCAACTGTAGATGTAATAAGAGCAGATGCTTAACATTtctgctgccttgatttccccaggATTATGGACCACAACCTGGAATCCTGAGCCACACAGGCCCTTCTCACTCAGGCTGCCTCTCTCAGAGTAGTTTATTACAGCCAATGAGATGAAGCTGAGCCACTACGACAGTTCAGTTCCCATTTGCAACTGGACTGTGTAAACTGGAGAGGCTGGAAAACGTGGGAAACAACTGGGTTAGTGGCAGcacacactggaggcagaggcagccgatctctgtgagctggaggctagcctggtctgcagagcgagttccaggagagccagggctgtgcgataaaaccctgtctcgaaaaataaacaaacaaaagctttcaGCACCTGCGCGGCAGCAAATATGGGGGGAGAGGAAAACTGTCAGGCTCATTTCTCCTTCCACACATGCGCTCTGGATATGAGACTCCAGCTGCCAGGTCTGGTGGTGCGAACGGAGGCATCTTGCCAGCCCCGTGTTTCAGCTCTTTGACTTCTACATATTTCATCTGATAGCCAACTGCATGGGCTACTCACACATTGGAGGTTATTTCAAGTTTCACTGCAAACATTTCTTTCTTGCAGTAATACACAACATTAATAATGATAAAAGAGAATCTTACTAGCGTGAGATACACAAGGAAAGGGGTTAAGAGAAGGGaactccggaagagcagccagtgttgactgctgagccacttctcgAGCCGCATCACAACAGCAGGAAGGGTGACCAAGCCATTAGTGCCCTCTCTACTCACTTCTAGGCTCTGAAGCCATCGTCCCGTAAAGAGGTGAGCCAAGCAGGTGGCACGGGAGTCCATCTGCATTGGCTGTTAACAATTTCCCTttctgcctggcagtggtggtgtacatctttaatcccagcacttgggaggcagaggcaggtggatctctgggttcaaggccagcctggtgtacaagagctaattccaggacaggctccaaagctacagagaaaccctgtctcggaaaaaaaaaatctctttccttgcctAGAATGGAGAATCTAGACTCAACTTCCAGTACCTCAAATAAGAAGAATTCTCCCAAAATTTAAACAGAATATTAAGAATAATcagatagctgggcagtggtggtgtacacctttaattccagtacttgggaggcagaggcaggtggatctctgtgagttcgaggccagcctggtctacagaactagttccagaaaaGTTGAGGCTGCATAAAAAAACCCTATCTggtaaaaaccaaaccaaaccaaaccaaaccaaaccaaagaaccATCAGCTAaggaaactaaataaacaaaaaagatgggTATCAAGATGAACAACTCAACACTAACAAAACTAAATTTACACATGAAAAAGAACTTCATTTCTGtcacatgtatgggtgttttgctggcGCACATGTCTGCACACCATATGCATGTCTggtccccacagaggccagactttgaacccagatcctctggaagagcagctagtgctcttaaccactgagccttctcttcagcacAGAGAAACTAAATTTTATCTattgattatatttaaaaagcactgtgtaggtgcatgtatgcacacttaagctatggcacatgtgtggggCCAGTGCACAGCTTTGTGAATATGTTCTTTTCCAGCTTCACATGGGTCTGAAGATAAACTCATGTCCCCAGGCATTTGTGGCGAGCACTTTTATCTGCTGCATCTTGCTGGCTCGactcctatttttgttttctagtaaATTATGATATTGCTTTCATAAAATCAGAGTGTACTGCTAGACAGGTGTTAGAAATGATTTAAACTTGGGAGTCTAAATGGTTGACTTGGTTTCTAATTGAATGTGGTGCACTATTGTACCCAGCTAGGAAGAAAACCCTGCGCCACCCCAATGCTCACTGTTACCTTCAGAGGGGTAATCGGGACCAGGAAAATCTATTCCTCTTTGCGGATGATATGACAATTCAGAGAACtgataatgaaataaatgtaaagtaaaaggatataaaattaacacaCACAGCCGGGAGTggagtgtgcatctgtaatcccagcacttgggagatggggaCAGGAGGTCCTTAGTTCAAGGCAaggctaggctacatagtaagatttcattccacaaaacaagaaaaataagctgGGTAagatgacacacacctgtaatcccgctcctgggaagccgaggcaggaaaaTCGTGAGTTCAAGGGCCACCTGAGATTATCGGGCAGGTTTCTGTTTTAACaagtgtgtgtgtacgcatgtgtgcatgcaggcatgtgTAGAGACCTAACTCAGTGgtaagagtacttgcctagcacagTGTGGTCCTGGGTTCAGCTCCAGTACTAGTGGGCATTACCAGATTATAAATGTAGACTCCAGGGCTCAGATGTAAGTAGGTGGAGTGT from the Arvicola amphibius chromosome 10, mArvAmp1.2, whole genome shotgun sequence genome contains:
- the Rbak gene encoding RB-associated KRAB zinc finger protein isoform X2 → MLPTRASQPMRVLVHAHGLRAALFSCRFWVEAPFSPAAFAFANLGVADPVRAEAGAFRSAAGGPSGSADRGGGTVGSVCHQQCLAVSALSQEQQKMSRSKGPLSFRDVAVAFTQEEWQRLGSEEKTTYRDVMLETYSNLVSVGYDVTKPNVIIKLEQGEEPWTVEGDCHAQSRVGAPRCVSCGQTLEPMSALISSDGRYAPEKPDKCVDCGTACREKAGDFNQNGDTSAQHDESILQKIAVLEKPFDYECMEALDSETVFMAHERAYMGEKPYEWDDDSGPDFIQMSDFSTYQRSQLEMKPFECTQCGKSFCKKSKFIIHQRAHTGEKPYACNVCGKSFSQKGTLTVHRRSHLEEKPYKCTECGKTFCQKLHLTQHLRTHSGEKPYECSECGKTFCQKTHLTLHQRNHSGERPYPCNECGKSFSRKSALNDHQRTHTGEKLYKCNECGKSYYRKSTLITHQRTHTGEKPYQCSECGKFFSRVSYLTIHYRSHLEEKPYECAECGKTFNLNSAFIRHRKVHSEERVLECSECGKFSQLQCLPDRMNDLGQKHYECSECGKTFLESSTFSGPQSVPAAEKTYDCNICGKSFSDLSCYTVHYRGHSEEKPFGCGECGKTFSHNSSLFRHQRVHTGEKPYECCECGKFFSQKSYLTIHHRIHSGEKPYECSKCGKVFSRMSNLTVHYRSHSGEKPYECNECGKVFSQKSYLTVHYRTHSGEKPYECSECGKKFHHRSAFNSHQRIHKRGSISVLSVENL
- the Rbak gene encoding RB-associated KRAB zinc finger protein isoform X5, with protein sequence MRRAEDVSSRRAEKGDAFDKTYHLEPHLIFSSAGAPRCVSCGQTLEPMSALISSDGRYAPEKPDKCVDCGTACREKAGDFNQNGDTSAQHDESILQKIAVLEKPFDYECMEALDSETVFMAHERAYMGEKPYEWDDDSGPDFIQMSDFSTYQRSQLEMKPFECTQCGKSFCKKSKFIIHQRAHTGEKPYACNVCGKSFSQKGTLTVHRRSHLEEKPYKCTECGKTFCQKLHLTQHLRTHSGEKPYECSECGKTFCQKTHLTLHQRNHSGERPYPCNECGKSFSRKSALNDHQRTHTGEKLYKCNECGKSYYRKSTLITHQRTHTGEKPYQCSECGKFFSRVSYLTIHYRSHLEEKPYECAECGKTFNLNSAFIRHRKVHSEERVLECSECGKFSQLQCLPDRMNDLGQKHYECSECGKTFLESSTFSGPQSVPAAEKTYDCNICGKSFSDLSCYTVHYRGHSEEKPFGCGECGKTFSHNSSLFRHQRVHTGEKPYECCECGKFFSQKSYLTIHHRIHSGEKPYECSKCGKVFSRMSNLTVHYRSHSGEKPYECNECGKVFSQKSYLTVHYRTHSGEKPYECSECGKKFHHRSAFNSHQRIHKRGSISVLSVENL
- the Rbak gene encoding RB-associated KRAB zinc finger protein isoform X1, with the protein product MLPTRASQPMRVLVHAHGLRAALFSCRFWVEAPFSPAAFAFANLGVADPVRAEAGAFRSAAGGPSGSADRGGGTVGSVCHQQCLAVSALSQEQQKMSRSKGPLSFRDVAVAFTQEEWQRLGSEEKTTYRDVMLETYSNLVSVGYDVTKPNVIIKLEQGEEPWTVEGDCHAQSRVEISKVGDTVGKIQENEGKLMRRAEDVSSRRAEKGDAFDKTYHLEPHLIFSSAGAPRCVSCGQTLEPMSALISSDGRYAPEKPDKCVDCGTACREKAGDFNQNGDTSAQHDESILQKIAVLEKPFDYECMEALDSETVFMAHERAYMGEKPYEWDDDSGPDFIQMSDFSTYQRSQLEMKPFECTQCGKSFCKKSKFIIHQRAHTGEKPYACNVCGKSFSQKGTLTVHRRSHLEEKPYKCTECGKTFCQKLHLTQHLRTHSGEKPYECSECGKTFCQKTHLTLHQRNHSGERPYPCNECGKSFSRKSALNDHQRTHTGEKLYKCNECGKSYYRKSTLITHQRTHTGEKPYQCSECGKFFSRVSYLTIHYRSHLEEKPYECAECGKTFNLNSAFIRHRKVHSEERVLECSECGKFSQLQCLPDRMNDLGQKHYECSECGKTFLESSTFSGPQSVPAAEKTYDCNICGKSFSDLSCYTVHYRGHSEEKPFGCGECGKTFSHNSSLFRHQRVHTGEKPYECCECGKFFSQKSYLTIHHRIHSGEKPYECSKCGKVFSRMSNLTVHYRSHSGEKPYECNECGKVFSQKSYLTVHYRTHSGEKPYECSECGKKFHHRSAFNSHQRIHKRGSISVLSVENL
- the Rbak gene encoding RB-associated KRAB zinc finger protein isoform X3: MVGLTAEQLHRFGVRGRSEDEVCHQQCLAVSALSQEQQKMSRSKGPLSFRDVAVAFTQEEWQRLGSEEKTTYRDVMLETYSNLVSVGYDVTKPNVIIKLEQGEEPWTVEGDCHAQSRVEISKVGDTVGKIQENEGKLMRRAEDVSSRRAEKGDAFDKTYHLEPHLIFSSAGAPRCVSCGQTLEPMSALISSDGRYAPEKPDKCVDCGTACREKAGDFNQNGDTSAQHDESILQKIAVLEKPFDYECMEALDSETVFMAHERAYMGEKPYEWDDDSGPDFIQMSDFSTYQRSQLEMKPFECTQCGKSFCKKSKFIIHQRAHTGEKPYACNVCGKSFSQKGTLTVHRRSHLEEKPYKCTECGKTFCQKLHLTQHLRTHSGEKPYECSECGKTFCQKTHLTLHQRNHSGERPYPCNECGKSFSRKSALNDHQRTHTGEKLYKCNECGKSYYRKSTLITHQRTHTGEKPYQCSECGKFFSRVSYLTIHYRSHLEEKPYECAECGKTFNLNSAFIRHRKVHSEERVLECSECGKFSQLQCLPDRMNDLGQKHYECSECGKTFLESSTFSGPQSVPAAEKTYDCNICGKSFSDLSCYTVHYRGHSEEKPFGCGECGKTFSHNSSLFRHQRVHTGEKPYECCECGKFFSQKSYLTIHHRIHSGEKPYECSKCGKVFSRMSNLTVHYRSHSGEKPYECNECGKVFSQKSYLTVHYRTHSGEKPYECSECGKKFHHRSAFNSHQRIHKRGSISVLSVENL
- the Rbak gene encoding RB-associated KRAB zinc finger protein isoform X4, whose amino-acid sequence is MLETYSNLVSVGYDVTKPNVIIKLEQGEEPWTVEGDCHAQSRVEISKVGDTVGKIQENEGKLMRRAEDVSSRRAEKGDAFDKTYHLEPHLIFSSAGAPRCVSCGQTLEPMSALISSDGRYAPEKPDKCVDCGTACREKAGDFNQNGDTSAQHDESILQKIAVLEKPFDYECMEALDSETVFMAHERAYMGEKPYEWDDDSGPDFIQMSDFSTYQRSQLEMKPFECTQCGKSFCKKSKFIIHQRAHTGEKPYACNVCGKSFSQKGTLTVHRRSHLEEKPYKCTECGKTFCQKLHLTQHLRTHSGEKPYECSECGKTFCQKTHLTLHQRNHSGERPYPCNECGKSFSRKSALNDHQRTHTGEKLYKCNECGKSYYRKSTLITHQRTHTGEKPYQCSECGKFFSRVSYLTIHYRSHLEEKPYECAECGKTFNLNSAFIRHRKVHSEERVLECSECGKFSQLQCLPDRMNDLGQKHYECSECGKTFLESSTFSGPQSVPAAEKTYDCNICGKSFSDLSCYTVHYRGHSEEKPFGCGECGKTFSHNSSLFRHQRVHTGEKPYECCECGKFFSQKSYLTIHHRIHSGEKPYECSKCGKVFSRMSNLTVHYRSHSGEKPYECNECGKVFSQKSYLTVHYRTHSGEKPYECSECGKKFHHRSAFNSHQRIHKRGSISVLSVENL